The Limosilactobacillus panis DNA segment ACTGGCAGTATCAATTATCATCTCGTTGTTTAAAATTAGCAATCTCTGATCTAGGTAAAGCTTGGAAGAATTTCTTTAACAAGGTTCAACCAGATTGGGGCAAGCCCAAGTTCAAATCAAAGAAAGCTTCAAGACAAGGTTTTAAAACTGACCGAGCTAAGATTATTAATGGCAAGTTGCGCTTAGATAAACCTCTTGGTATTAAGAAATGGTACGATATTCGGTTTAAAGGTGCTAAATCTTTGAATGGTGAATTAAAAGTTGTTTCAGTTTACCGTGAAAATGATAAATACTGGGCTAGTCTACCTTTTGAAGTTGAAATAACTAAAAAAGATAAAACTGGTAATAAAACTGCAGTAGATATTAATGTAGGTCATTTTAACTATACCGAAGGTAAAGTTAATACACTACCTAATCATTTGAAAAAGCTGTATAAACGTATTAAACATTATCAACGTCAGTTAGCTAGAAAACGTGCGGTTAATGGAAATAAAGCTACTAAAACAAATAATTATGTTAAAACGAGAGCCAAGTTACAACGTGATTATCGTAAAGTAGCTAATATTCAACATAATATTATCCATAAATTTACAACTAAATTAGTTAGTGCTTATGACAAAATCGTAATCGAAGATTTAGATGTAAAGAAAATGCAGATGACACACGTAGCTTCTAAAGGCTTACAAAGATCATTATTTGGTTACTTTAGACAAGTATTGACCTATAAAGCTGGCTGGTATGATAAAGAAGTAGTCTTAGCTGATAAATACTATCCAAGCACACAAAGATGTTCGCAATGTGGTCATGTTAAAACAGGCGATGATAAGATTACTTTAAGTGGTAATCAAAAACACCACACTAAGCATAATGAATATATTTGCTATAAGTGCGGTGCGATTATGGATCGTGACGAAAATGCAGTCAATAATCTTTTGGATTTAATATGATAAAATAACATTGGGGTGGGCTACACCCTTAAGCTATCTGAGCTAGTCAATGTCATTACCCTCTTGTTAGGATATGGGAACACTAGCGTTGACGGTAGTAAATAAAATTTAGGAAAGGAAAAGCTATATTTCTTTCTAAGAATATAGAAAATTATAATACGTTTTCTGTATTCTTCTACATTTTATATAGCAGTGATTAAATGCCAACGATTAATGGTAGAGCGTGTGTTGTTAATGGCACGCCAGTAGACAAGGTTTTCAGCAATGGCAGGCAAGTATATGGCAGAAACCTGCTACAAGGGACAGGTACGGCAAGTGGTGATGTTACTGCTGGTAGTGGCACTCAGATCAAAGGTGCTTTTAACGGTTATGATGCGGTTAAAACTAATTGTGCTTGGAATGGCTACTATATCAATTTGCAGTCAGCTCTAGGCAGAACGAATGCTAAAGCTGGTGATTGGTACACGATTTCCATTTATGTAAAAGCGGATAAACAAATTGATACTAGTAGCCTTGATGTATACAGGGCAATAGGTACAGATTGGGGTTCAAAGTTATACAGTATTTTGATGGCAACTAAGCCTATCACTACACAATGGCAACAATATTCTTGGAGTTTTCAGATTGACGACAATAGCCTCAAAAATCAGTATACTCGAGTTGAATA contains these protein-coding regions:
- a CDS encoding RNA-guided endonuclease TnpB family protein, which translates into the protein MIRAQKVRLYPNQTMKKVLDDLCDYRRYCWNQGLALWNDMYDASLILGDKKLRPNDRKVRNELVANKADWQYQLSSRCLKLAISDLGKAWKNFFNKVQPDWGKPKFKSKKASRQGFKTDRAKIINGKLRLDKPLGIKKWYDIRFKGAKSLNGELKVVSVYRENDKYWASLPFEVEITKKDKTGNKTAVDINVGHFNYTEGKVNTLPNHLKKLYKRIKHYQRQLARKRAVNGNKATKTNNYVKTRAKLQRDYRKVANIQHNIIHKFTTKLVSAYDKIVIEDLDVKKMQMTHVASKGLQRSLFGYFRQVLTYKAGWYDKEVVLADKYYPSTQRCSQCGHVKTGDDKITLSGNQKHHTKHNEYICYKCGAIMDRDENAVNNLLDLI